One stretch of Schlesneria sp. DSM 10557 DNA includes these proteins:
- a CDS encoding tol-pal system YbgF family protein: protein MRYGRLRLIALFFFLVLHTSLGQADENLVRYFEQLRQRSLHAIAIADAMSRLSDPSILPTEQNELTIQLSRTLAEQAGNLPNDQRDASWIQARTLIEERLDQASLNPRVMLLLRTQLASVWIAESTWMRAEREFHPYDEVLLERAHSTAITGIEILRPIEQTLADPPADMTGKKADTSGPTNHQMRLLLHQVRWELGVSYRNLAELASPDSADRAAHVASAEQYMKQLVGVADEPLQTRARILLATCARLAGRLDRATELIGLVIGTAEKTEAGPSDEMLAEQTRILLDQQRPIDAADLLVKVRSQRRRLTGELWFLRTRSLIALRDVTIEKKQEALSDELAEQIAAAIERCEQQVGGYWARRCHVLWADSKSAHQYGPELDTLMQQARTDFTSGRFEEAVSKYSAAEKVAQSHGQTDLAMELGSTGASILLNGKKFDAAATEYFRLVQDYPASPRSANFHLLGTYSLGRAYDANRTLARRSSYTEALDRHLTDYPLDETANEVRFLKGQLEEQRLQSTAALPLYLQVAADHPRALEAMAGVARSYEAILRRMRERQVPSTEITQAAIETLSKYLEAGAPPAEVWSTTHADIALRFVSILLMEADASQTENSTSGSSPSKDAARTSAKASRYEQARAWLNRVEQFTARNASRTDGHEAIATLKSRTVPFEILLLARDGNFVEAGKILESSSLSPAEQLEIVAQLSSVTVAAPVDERPPLARLVIRAGQKLLTQPDKFSEAQKEQLQQNLVNAYLITGQVSEALEFARSLSEATSRHPEKQRQLAALLSESPATEAQKVAQQLWRRVETLTKPGTTEWMTARSEVLQCYVRLNQLDEGRKLLEITKVLYPELGGKDFKPQFDALEKSLSKGK, encoded by the coding sequence ATGCGATACGGCCGTCTTCGACTGATTGCACTCTTTTTCTTCCTTGTGCTGCATACGTCCCTCGGCCAGGCAGATGAGAATCTCGTCCGATATTTCGAACAGCTTCGCCAGCGCAGCCTCCATGCCATCGCGATCGCCGACGCCATGTCGAGATTGTCCGATCCGTCGATCCTCCCGACTGAACAGAATGAACTCACGATTCAGCTTTCCCGCACGCTGGCTGAACAGGCCGGAAATTTGCCCAATGACCAGCGAGACGCCTCATGGATCCAAGCGCGAACACTGATTGAAGAACGTCTGGATCAGGCCTCCCTGAACCCGCGCGTGATGCTGCTTCTGCGAACTCAACTCGCATCCGTCTGGATCGCAGAGAGCACCTGGATGCGGGCCGAACGGGAGTTTCATCCTTACGACGAAGTACTGCTGGAACGGGCTCATTCCACTGCCATCACAGGGATCGAAATTCTGCGTCCGATCGAGCAGACGCTCGCAGATCCCCCGGCGGATATGACCGGAAAAAAAGCGGATACCAGTGGACCGACAAATCACCAGATGCGACTGCTCCTGCACCAGGTCCGTTGGGAACTGGGCGTGAGCTATCGAAATCTGGCTGAACTGGCATCCCCTGACTCCGCCGACCGAGCGGCCCATGTTGCCAGCGCCGAGCAGTACATGAAACAACTGGTCGGAGTTGCCGACGAACCTCTTCAGACACGCGCTCGGATCCTGCTGGCCACCTGTGCCAGACTGGCAGGCAGGCTCGACCGGGCGACCGAACTGATCGGCCTTGTCATCGGAACTGCAGAGAAGACTGAAGCCGGGCCATCGGATGAAATGCTGGCAGAACAGACCCGTATTCTGCTCGACCAGCAGCGTCCCATCGACGCGGCTGATCTCCTCGTGAAGGTCCGAAGCCAGCGACGTCGACTGACCGGAGAGCTCTGGTTTCTGCGAACCCGTTCGCTGATTGCCTTGCGCGATGTGACGATCGAAAAGAAACAGGAAGCTCTTTCCGATGAGCTGGCGGAACAGATTGCGGCGGCGATCGAACGGTGTGAGCAGCAAGTCGGCGGCTACTGGGCTCGACGTTGCCACGTCCTCTGGGCCGACTCCAAATCAGCGCATCAGTACGGGCCGGAACTCGACACCCTGATGCAACAGGCTCGAACCGACTTCACATCCGGCCGATTTGAAGAAGCGGTCAGTAAATACTCCGCAGCGGAAAAGGTCGCTCAGAGCCATGGTCAAACCGATCTGGCGATGGAACTGGGTTCCACGGGAGCATCCATCCTGTTGAACGGCAAGAAGTTTGACGCTGCCGCAACAGAGTATTTTCGTTTGGTCCAGGATTACCCCGCGTCGCCCCGATCGGCAAACTTTCATCTCTTAGGGACATACTCCCTCGGACGAGCCTATGACGCCAACCGAACACTGGCGCGACGCAGTTCCTACACCGAGGCTCTGGATCGACACCTGACCGATTACCCTCTGGATGAAACCGCGAATGAAGTCCGTTTCCTCAAAGGACAGTTAGAGGAACAGCGACTTCAGTCGACAGCAGCACTTCCGCTGTACCTCCAAGTCGCAGCAGACCACCCCCGGGCACTCGAAGCCATGGCGGGGGTTGCGAGATCATATGAGGCGATTCTGCGCCGCATGCGCGAGCGGCAGGTTCCTTCCACCGAGATCACGCAAGCCGCGATCGAGACACTTTCAAAATACTTGGAAGCTGGCGCACCACCGGCAGAAGTATGGTCGACAACCCACGCCGATATTGCGCTCAGGTTCGTCTCGATTCTGCTGATGGAGGCAGACGCTTCACAAACGGAAAATTCGACGTCAGGATCTTCGCCCTCAAAGGATGCAGCTCGCACTTCGGCGAAGGCATCTCGATACGAGCAGGCCCGCGCATGGTTAAATCGCGTCGAACAATTTACAGCTCGCAATGCCTCCCGTACGGACGGTCACGAAGCGATTGCGACTCTCAAGTCACGGACCGTTCCATTTGAAATCCTGCTGCTCGCGCGGGACGGAAACTTTGTCGAGGCCGGAAAAATTCTTGAGAGTTCTTCGCTTTCACCTGCCGAACAGTTGGAGATTGTCGCTCAGCTTTCCAGTGTTACGGTCGCGGCTCCTGTCGATGAACGTCCTCCGCTCGCACGTCTTGTGATCAGGGCTGGTCAGAAATTATTGACCCAGCCGGACAAGTTCTCAGAGGCCCAGAAGGAACAACTTCAGCAGAATCTCGTGAACGCCTACCTGATCACAGGCCAGGTTTCAGAAGCTCTCGAGTTCGCTCGGTCCCTGTCGGAGGCCACCTCCAGACACCCTGAAAAGCAACGGCAATTGGCAGCACTCCTCAGTGAATCGCCAGCGACTGAGGCACAGAAGGTGGCTCAGCAACTCTGGCGGCGGGTTGAAACACTCACCAAGCCGGGGACAACCGAATGGATGACAGCTCGGTCCGAAGTCCTTCAGTGTTACGTGCGTCTGAATCAACTTGATGAAGGACGGAAACTGCTGGAAATTACCAAAGTCCTGTACCCGGAACTGGGGGGCAAGGATTTTAAGCCTCAGTTTGATGCGCTCGAAAAGAGTCTCTCGAAAGGAAAATGA
- a CDS encoding BBP7 family outer membrane beta-barrel protein: protein MQPAGFHTFHEAAIPGQYHGRPQSYQRSGVERYPGPPAPTIYEELPDDLGFLYDESPLGNFLTDTFRHAWFRGEYLLWNISAPGDVLLGAQPSSGVVAVNNSNPLSNYGFPGRQQLAENVQFARTVNGVSGAAIAPGLDSFSNNNLNGFRGTFGLPVSTGTVELGGFVLQDSGNTYNGGNTLASVYESGVNRGIGTGYIQEQIDANPAVVIGGNVGADGNPATNGQQAQFISQPVLVNGVPQNMTATSSAIDYDVSYQAKLLTSAWGAEGNYVLDSPDPNAIIQLRPMIGGRYFNIRDRLNQFGQYNEQDAIDPTINNVISRTIDSAGNNNIFGPQLGLRAEAMHSRFLIGVEPKFTFGMNTWKTNLDTTNVFGSDDPAQSLTMKGTTFSPLFDVKFYSNVALSKNLSAFVAYNYIWVGQVNKSYNDVVYNQPDFRLTRNYSGTTLQGLSFGLELRY, encoded by the coding sequence GTGCAGCCTGCTGGGTTTCACACCTTTCACGAGGCGGCCATACCAGGCCAGTACCACGGGAGACCTCAGAGCTACCAGCGTAGCGGCGTGGAGCGATATCCCGGTCCGCCAGCACCCACGATCTACGAGGAGCTGCCTGACGATCTGGGATTTCTTTACGACGAAAGTCCGCTGGGGAACTTTCTCACGGACACGTTCCGGCATGCCTGGTTCCGCGGCGAGTATCTGCTGTGGAACATTTCGGCTCCAGGCGACGTGTTGCTGGGGGCTCAACCTTCCAGTGGCGTCGTCGCTGTGAATAACAGCAACCCATTATCGAATTATGGGTTTCCTGGCCGACAGCAGCTTGCCGAAAATGTGCAGTTTGCCCGAACGGTCAATGGCGTCAGCGGGGCTGCCATCGCCCCTGGTCTTGACTCGTTCTCCAATAACAACCTGAATGGATTCCGCGGTACGTTCGGACTGCCGGTTTCGACAGGGACAGTGGAATTGGGTGGTTTTGTCCTGCAGGACAGCGGCAATACCTACAACGGTGGCAATACGCTTGCCAGCGTGTACGAGTCCGGGGTCAATCGGGGAATCGGAACGGGCTATATCCAGGAGCAGATCGACGCGAATCCAGCCGTCGTCATCGGCGGGAATGTCGGAGCCGACGGAAATCCCGCGACGAACGGGCAACAAGCTCAGTTCATCTCGCAGCCTGTGCTCGTCAACGGCGTTCCTCAGAACATGACGGCCACATCCTCGGCCATCGACTACGACGTCAGCTATCAGGCCAAGCTGCTGACATCGGCCTGGGGTGCAGAAGGTAACTATGTTCTGGACAGCCCGGACCCCAACGCCATCATCCAGCTTCGACCGATGATCGGTGGTCGTTACTTCAACATCCGTGACCGCTTGAACCAGTTCGGCCAGTACAACGAGCAAGACGCGATCGATCCCACGATCAATAACGTGATCTCTCGAACGATTGACTCAGCCGGTAACAACAACATCTTTGGTCCTCAGCTCGGTTTGCGAGCCGAAGCGATGCACTCCCGATTCCTGATCGGTGTCGAACCCAAGTTCACCTTCGGTATGAACACCTGGAAGACGAATCTGGATACGACCAACGTGTTCGGTTCCGACGATCCGGCCCAGAGCCTGACGATGAAGGGAACGACCTTCAGTCCCTTGTTCGACGTGAAGTTCTACTCAAACGTGGCGTTGTCCAAGAATCTGTCGGCTTTCGTTGCCTACAACTACATCTGGGTGGGTCAGGTCAACAAGAGCTACAACGACGTCGTCTACAACCAGCCTGACTTCCGTCTGACTCGAAACTACTCGGGGACGACTCTCCAAGGACTTTCGTTCGGACTTGAGCTTCGCTACTAA
- a CDS encoding DegT/DnrJ/EryC1/StrS family aminotransferase has product MTYTLGMTDERPIPFIDLVPQFNAMSEEIMATVERVFKEQKFILGEEVSELEREIAEYCDARHAIGCNSGTDALIIALQAMGIGEGDEVITTPFSFFATASSICRVGATPVFVDIDPDTYNLDPRAVEEAVTPRTKAIMPVHLFGQCCEMDALWRVAQKHDLQIVEDACQAIGAEYQGRKTGVLGSVGCFSFFPTKNLGGAGDGGMMTTDDPELAQRLKRLRVHGDVGQYEHIEVGMNSRLDALQAAVLRVKLRQLDHWTEARQRNADRYGDMFRQEGVLDSIALPKVGANRRHVFNQYCIRVRHGNRDALMQELKSRKVGCAVYYPKPLHLQKCFKHLGYRPGQFPEAEAASRDILALPSYPELPASDQARVVTAVTEICHEFRAARSQKRAA; this is encoded by the coding sequence ATGACCTACACCTTGGGTATGACTGACGAAAGACCGATTCCGTTTATCGATCTGGTACCCCAGTTCAACGCCATGTCTGAAGAAATCATGGCGACCGTGGAGCGGGTTTTTAAGGAACAGAAATTCATTCTGGGCGAAGAAGTCTCGGAACTCGAACGAGAAATCGCCGAGTATTGCGATGCTCGCCACGCGATTGGGTGTAACTCGGGAACAGATGCTCTGATCATTGCTCTTCAGGCGATGGGAATCGGAGAAGGCGACGAAGTGATTACGACGCCGTTCTCATTCTTCGCGACGGCAAGTTCCATCTGCCGCGTGGGAGCCACCCCCGTCTTCGTCGATATCGATCCTGATACCTACAACCTTGATCCGCGTGCCGTGGAAGAAGCTGTCACGCCACGTACCAAAGCGATCATGCCGGTTCATCTGTTCGGCCAGTGCTGCGAGATGGATGCTCTGTGGCGAGTCGCTCAAAAACATGATCTGCAGATCGTCGAAGACGCTTGCCAGGCGATTGGGGCAGAGTACCAGGGCCGAAAGACGGGCGTCCTTGGATCTGTCGGCTGCTTCAGCTTTTTCCCGACCAAGAATCTGGGTGGGGCGGGCGATGGCGGGATGATGACCACGGACGATCCCGAACTGGCTCAGCGACTGAAACGACTCCGAGTCCACGGGGATGTCGGACAATACGAACATATTGAAGTCGGCATGAACAGCCGGCTGGATGCCCTGCAGGCAGCCGTCCTGCGAGTCAAGCTGCGACAGCTTGATCATTGGACCGAAGCCCGGCAGCGGAACGCTGATCGCTATGGCGACATGTTCCGCCAGGAAGGGGTCCTTGATTCGATCGCTCTACCCAAGGTCGGTGCAAATCGCCGCCACGTTTTCAATCAATATTGTATTCGGGTGCGACACGGAAACCGCGACGCCCTGATGCAGGAACTGAAATCGCGCAAGGTCGGTTGTGCCGTCTATTATCCCAAGCCGCTGCACCTGCAAAAGTGCTTCAAGCATCTGGGATATCGTCCCGGCCAGTTCCCCGAGGCGGAAGCCGCATCACGAGATATCCTCGCGCTGCCCAGCTATCCGGAACTTCCCGCCAGCGATCAGGCTCGGGTCGTCACGGCCGTGACCGAAATCTGTCATGAGTTTCGTGCGGCCCGCAGTCAGAAGCGTGCGGCCTGA
- the hemW gene encoding radical SAM family heme chaperone HemW — protein MPHSVYIHVPFCAHRCGYCDFTLVAGRDDLVQDYLRALELEIKTALVPPAVPVKTIFFGGGTPTHPQPDELRRLFELVRRTFPHTPETEFSVEANPLDLTEEKLQLLQEAGVNRISLGVQSFSPHSLKLLERDHDPVQIVDVMRRLKPRFENISLDLIFGVPGQTLEDWRCTLRQAIDLEPAHISAYGLTFEKGTEFWTRRERGQLQAADEELERDQYALAMEILPQAQFHQYEISNYARPGFECRHNQVYWSGDEYWAFGPGAARYVGGRRETNIRSVLGWLSRIERGESPVADAEELAPDHRARELVYLGLRRSAGLQRTEFFARTGIKFDELYRDTLKEQIQLGLVTDDGETVKLTLAGRFVADRVAMEFL, from the coding sequence ATTCCACACTCCGTTTACATCCACGTTCCGTTCTGCGCACATCGATGCGGATACTGCGATTTCACGCTGGTCGCGGGGCGTGATGATCTGGTGCAAGACTATTTGCGTGCACTGGAACTTGAGATTAAAACGGCACTCGTTCCCCCAGCGGTCCCCGTAAAGACAATTTTTTTCGGGGGCGGGACACCCACTCATCCTCAACCTGACGAACTGCGACGCCTGTTTGAACTCGTTCGACGAACGTTCCCACACACACCGGAAACGGAATTCAGTGTCGAAGCGAACCCGCTCGATCTGACCGAAGAGAAGCTGCAACTCCTGCAGGAAGCGGGCGTCAACCGAATCAGCCTGGGAGTGCAATCATTCTCACCGCATTCGCTGAAACTGCTGGAGAGAGATCACGATCCCGTTCAAATCGTCGACGTGATGCGACGCCTCAAGCCGCGATTCGAAAACATTTCACTCGACCTCATTTTTGGAGTACCGGGCCAGACACTGGAGGATTGGCGCTGCACGCTGCGCCAGGCAATCGATCTGGAACCGGCTCACATCTCCGCCTACGGTCTCACCTTTGAAAAAGGGACCGAGTTCTGGACTCGCCGTGAGCGAGGTCAGTTACAGGCAGCCGATGAGGAACTCGAAAGGGACCAGTACGCCCTCGCGATGGAGATCCTGCCCCAGGCGCAATTTCATCAGTACGAAATCTCGAACTACGCCCGTCCCGGATTTGAATGTCGGCACAATCAGGTCTACTGGAGCGGCGACGAATACTGGGCCTTCGGGCCGGGTGCCGCCCGTTACGTTGGAGGCCGGCGTGAAACGAACATCCGGAGCGTCCTCGGCTGGCTGTCACGGATCGAACGGGGAGAATCCCCTGTAGCCGATGCGGAAGAACTGGCCCCCGATCATCGTGCCAGAGAACTCGTCTATCTCGGACTTCGTCGCAGCGCCGGACTTCAGCGAACAGAGTTTTTTGCTCGCACAGGAATCAAGTTCGATGAACTTTACAGAGACACCCTCAAAGAGCAGATTCAGTTGGGACTGGTCACAGATGATGGTGAAACCGTGAAACTGACGCTCGCCGGTCGATTCGTTGCGGATCGTGTCGCCATGGAATTTCTGTGA
- a CDS encoding 1-phosphofructokinase family hexose kinase, protein MILAAGLTPAWQQVLSFSQFVPGEVNRAHRSAWCGSGKVLNVGAALHQLGASARTLCLVGGPSGELIAADFARLGASVRWIRSQVPTRTCTTILDETTRTTTELVENSHPIPEEDRAAFLSAFAEESRTANVVVLSGSLPESTPADFYRQLLEQTTAKAVLDIRGAELEAALPLRPFVVKPNREELSRTVGREMTTEDALVSAMSEIRDRGAAWVVVSQGEAPLLALGPDGLLTLPIPQVNVINPIGCGDCLAAGIAAGIDQQYPMRQCLEIGIRAAVMNAQELLPARNLTKLIED, encoded by the coding sequence GTGATTCTCGCCGCCGGATTAACCCCCGCCTGGCAGCAGGTACTGTCGTTCAGCCAATTTGTGCCCGGTGAAGTCAACCGAGCCCACCGCTCGGCCTGGTGCGGATCTGGCAAAGTTCTGAACGTCGGAGCGGCACTGCACCAGTTGGGTGCCTCTGCCAGAACGCTGTGCCTGGTGGGGGGCCCCTCGGGCGAGCTGATCGCGGCCGATTTTGCCCGTCTGGGAGCTTCAGTCCGGTGGATTCGGTCGCAGGTCCCCACCCGGACCTGTACCACCATCCTGGACGAAACCACGCGAACAACGACGGAACTGGTCGAGAACTCGCACCCTATCCCGGAGGAAGATCGGGCCGCTTTCCTTTCGGCCTTCGCTGAGGAATCCCGGACTGCCAATGTCGTCGTGTTGAGTGGATCGCTGCCCGAGTCGACTCCTGCTGATTTCTACCGGCAACTTCTCGAACAAACGACGGCCAAAGCCGTGCTGGATATCCGAGGAGCAGAACTCGAGGCAGCCCTTCCGCTTCGACCATTCGTCGTGAAGCCCAATCGTGAGGAACTCTCGCGGACCGTCGGGAGGGAAATGACGACCGAAGATGCTCTGGTGTCGGCCATGTCAGAGATTCGAGATCGCGGTGCTGCCTGGGTTGTTGTCAGTCAGGGCGAAGCGCCGTTACTGGCTCTCGGACCGGATGGGCTGCTGACGCTTCCAATCCCCCAGGTCAATGTGATCAATCCCATTGGCTGCGGAGACTGCCTGGCCGCCGGTATCGCCGCGGGAATCGATCAACAGTATCCGATGCGGCAGTGTCTGGAGATCGGCATTCGTGCTGCCGTGATGAATGCCCAAGAGTTGCTTCCAGCGAGGAACCTGACAAAACTCATCGAGGATTGA
- a CDS encoding NAD-dependent epimerase/dehydratase family protein — protein MRVLVTGGNGFLGKAIVERLVDRGEQVCSLQRSDTPELKARGVECFRGNLGDAAAVDQAVTGCELVFHVAAKAGVWGRYEDYHRINVVGTENVINACRRHGVSRLVYTSSPSVVFNGKDETGIDESAPYPDHYLTHYPQTKALAEQRVIAANGADLATVALRPHLIWGPGDNHLIPRLIQRGRAGELRRVGDGRNLVDATYIDNAADAHLLAADHLTQGSGCAGKVYFISNGEPLPLWDLINRILGCANVAPVTRSVSANVAYAAGAAMELVYKLTGREDEPRMTRFVARQLSTSHWFRLDAARRDLNYVPQVTVDEGLRRLARHLSDVGLDRVEVGNKHA, from the coding sequence ATGCGAGTTTTGGTTACCGGTGGAAATGGGTTCCTCGGGAAGGCAATCGTTGAACGACTGGTCGACCGGGGCGAACAAGTCTGCTCACTCCAGCGCAGCGACACGCCCGAGCTTAAGGCTAGGGGAGTCGAGTGCTTTCGCGGCAACCTTGGTGATGCGGCGGCCGTGGATCAGGCCGTCACTGGTTGCGAGCTTGTCTTCCATGTCGCTGCCAAAGCGGGGGTCTGGGGTCGTTACGAGGATTACCATCGCATCAATGTCGTCGGCACAGAAAACGTGATCAATGCCTGCCGGCGACACGGGGTTTCGAGGCTGGTTTACACCAGTTCGCCCAGCGTGGTGTTCAACGGGAAGGACGAGACTGGCATTGATGAATCCGCTCCGTACCCCGACCACTATTTGACGCATTATCCCCAGACGAAGGCGTTAGCAGAGCAACGGGTGATTGCCGCGAATGGAGCCGATCTGGCAACGGTAGCTCTTCGGCCACACCTCATCTGGGGGCCCGGTGATAACCACCTGATTCCGCGATTGATTCAACGAGGGCGAGCGGGCGAACTGCGCCGTGTCGGTGACGGCCGAAATCTGGTTGATGCCACCTACATCGACAATGCGGCTGATGCCCACTTGCTTGCTGCCGATCACCTGACGCAAGGTTCTGGGTGTGCCGGTAAAGTCTATTTCATCTCCAACGGAGAACCTTTGCCGTTGTGGGATCTGATCAACCGGATCCTGGGATGCGCGAACGTCGCACCGGTGACTCGAAGTGTTTCAGCGAATGTCGCTTACGCTGCGGGGGCGGCCATGGAACTGGTCTACAAGCTGACAGGACGAGAGGATGAACCACGGATGACGCGGTTTGTCGCCCGCCAGCTTTCAACCAGTCATTGGTTTCGGCTCGATGCGGCGCGCAGGGATCTGAACTACGTTCCTCAAGTCACCGTCGATGAGGGGCTTAGACGCCTGGCGCGGCACCTGTCTGATGTTGGCCTGGATCGGGTGGAAGTGGGAAACAAGCATGCCTGA